In one window of Clarias gariepinus isolate MV-2021 ecotype Netherlands chromosome 10, CGAR_prim_01v2, whole genome shotgun sequence DNA:
- the LOC128531450 gene encoding N-lysine methyltransferase KMT5A-A-like isoform X1 yields the protein MMRRRRRRKPSPLEEATHFSLKKEDQDGLEAQFINEFKGRGVFSCTDFDKGDFLLEYRGDLISREECERRQRIYHDALKVFIVDAALDDGSLGRLVNDDHLKPNCRMKTIRVDGKPHLCLFAIRSICPGEEITYNYGDSEWPWRCKMTSSKNSPPPEQKDTADKKASKKCPISELPSDSAACEELTVETDEVTLGMAQLSSEKQNYIEKNGGEKVYPVKESLVKEELSFCLSTQGLEQVRLCDSVKPVDLMLKITFLLVPLIMYSEDAH from the exons atgatgaggaggaggaggaggaggaagcccAGTCCACTGGAGGAGGCCACACACTTCAGCCTTAAGAAGGAAGATCAAGATGGTCTGGAAGCTCAGTTTATAAATGAGTTTAAAG GGAGAGGTGTGTTTAGTTGTACTGACTTTGATAAGGGAGATTTCCTATTGGAGTACAGAGGGGATCTCATAAGCAGAGAAGAATGTGAGCGGAGGCAAAGAATATATCATGATGCCCTCAAAGTGTTCAT TGTTGATGCAGCCCTGGATGATGGCTCCCTTGGGAGACTGGTGAATGATGATCATCTAAAACCAAACTGCAGAATGAAGACCATCCGTGTGGATGGTAAACCTCATCTTTGTTTATTTGCCATAAGAAGCATCTGTCCTGGTGAAGAGATCACATACAATTACGGCGATTCTGAGTGGCCATGGCGATGCAAG atGACATCGTCTAAGAATTCACCACCTCCAGAACAAAAAGATACAGCAGAtaaaaaggcatccaaaaag tgCCCGATAAGCGAGTTGCCATCAGACAGTGCTGCCTGTGAAGAACTGACCGTAGAAACAGACGAG GTTACCCTTGGTATGGCCCAATTGTCCTCAGAGAAGCAGAATTATATTGAGAAGAACGGTGGGGAGAAG GTTTATCCTGTCAAAGAGTCGTTGGTTAAAGAGGAGCTGAGCTTTTGCTTATCAACACAAGGACTTGAAcag GTGAGATTGTGTGACAGTGTGAAGCCAGTGGACCTGATGCTGAAGATAACGTTCCTGCTGGTGCCTCTAATCAT GTATTCAGAAGATGCCCACTGA
- the LOC128531450 gene encoding N-lysine methyltransferase KMT5A-A-like isoform X2, translating to MMRRRRRRKPSPLEEATHFSLKKEDQDGLEAQFINEFKGRGVFSCTDFDKGDFLLEYRGDLISREECERRQRIYHDALKVFIVDAALDDGSLGRLVNDDHLKPNCRMKTIRVDGKPHLCLFAIRSICPGEEITYNYGDSEWPWRCKMTSSKNSPPPEQKDTADKKASKKCPISELPSDSAACEELTVETDEVTLGMAQLSSEKQNYIEKNGGEKVYPVKESLVKEELSFCLSTQGLEQVRLCDSVKPVDLMLKITFLLVPLIM from the exons atgatgaggaggaggaggaggaggaagcccAGTCCACTGGAGGAGGCCACACACTTCAGCCTTAAGAAGGAAGATCAAGATGGTCTGGAAGCTCAGTTTATAAATGAGTTTAAAG GGAGAGGTGTGTTTAGTTGTACTGACTTTGATAAGGGAGATTTCCTATTGGAGTACAGAGGGGATCTCATAAGCAGAGAAGAATGTGAGCGGAGGCAAAGAATATATCATGATGCCCTCAAAGTGTTCAT TGTTGATGCAGCCCTGGATGATGGCTCCCTTGGGAGACTGGTGAATGATGATCATCTAAAACCAAACTGCAGAATGAAGACCATCCGTGTGGATGGTAAACCTCATCTTTGTTTATTTGCCATAAGAAGCATCTGTCCTGGTGAAGAGATCACATACAATTACGGCGATTCTGAGTGGCCATGGCGATGCAAG atGACATCGTCTAAGAATTCACCACCTCCAGAACAAAAAGATACAGCAGAtaaaaaggcatccaaaaag tgCCCGATAAGCGAGTTGCCATCAGACAGTGCTGCCTGTGAAGAACTGACCGTAGAAACAGACGAG GTTACCCTTGGTATGGCCCAATTGTCCTCAGAGAAGCAGAATTATATTGAGAAGAACGGTGGGGAGAAG GTTTATCCTGTCAAAGAGTCGTTGGTTAAAGAGGAGCTGAGCTTTTGCTTATCAACACAAGGACTTGAAcag GTGAGATTGTGTGACAGTGTGAAGCCAGTGGACCTGATGCTGAAGATAACGTTCCTGCTGGTGCCTCTAATCATGTAG